From Leguminivora glycinivorella isolate SPB_JAAS2020 chromosome 24, LegGlyc_1.1, whole genome shotgun sequence, a single genomic window includes:
- the LOC125238906 gene encoding metaxin-2 isoform X2, with amino-acid sequence MKNGDPFIFAQEPWPDNVKLFQPYEVEQILLPDNASCLAVQAFLKMCNLPFEVEMRWNAEFMSPSGRVPFIKCGAFVVSELEPVAQFAANKGVSLCSRLSSEEKAEMRAYMSLITNVLVNAELWISWIDDETYNAVTKVRNASVYPWPLGWIQTRTKRNMVAKRLKALHWHDKTLDQVLADVDQCCNSLSQRLGDKDYFFGTPTELDALVFGHVFTVLTTRLPRRRLAETIRKHAPLLALARRVDETYFKRP; translated from the exons atgaaaaacgGGGATCCCTTTATTTTTG CGCAAGAGCCATGGCCGGACAACGTGAAGCTGTTCCAGCCATACGAAGTAGAGCAGATACTGCTCCCGGACAACGCTAGCTGCCTCGCCGTTCAGGCCTTTTTGAAG ATGTGCAACCTTCCCTTCGAAGTAGAAATGCGCTGGAACGCAGAGTTCATGTCTCCTTCTGGTCGCGTCCCTTTCATCAAATGCGGGGCTTTTGTGGTGTCCGAATTAGAGCCTGTCGCTCAGTTTGCTGCTAATAAAGGAGTTTCACTCTGCAGCCGACTCAGTTCAGAAGAGAAGGCTGAGATGCGAGCTTATATGAGTCTTATTACTAATGTACTGGTTAACGCTGAG CTCTGGATATCCTGGATTGACGACGAAACCTACAACGCGGTGACAAAAGTGCGCAACGCTTCTGTCTACCCATGGCCGTTGGGGTGGATCCAAACGAGAACCAAACGCAACATGGTGGCCAAGCGGCTCAAGGCACTGCATTGGCATGATAAGACTTTAGACCAGGTTTTGGCTGAT GTGGACCAATGTTGCAATTCGCTAAGTCAGCGTTTGGGAGACAAGGATTATTTCTTCGGAAC CCCCACAGAGCTAGACGCCCTCGTCTTCGGTCACGTGTTCACCGTGCTAACGACCCGCCTCCCGCGCCGCCGGCTCGCTGAGACCATTCGCAAGCACGCGCCTCTCCTAGCACTCGCGCGTCGGGTCGACGAGACTTACTTCAAGCGCCCATAG
- the LOC125238907 gene encoding uncharacterized protein LOC125238907 has translation MVRPITTALLYHMLRVANLSQMALTPQEENLVAQVSYLRQTPRPRIVPRSTSSRLSNNLRSWDRQRGDNTFGFKPFASKQINIIVTKEGLTCQPPPRLIRYEESYACAKAILDKIIDNMDFEKEKFEFIEFSSSEMGDVKMSLDKIEEDFLVHSETDDTSVATDILENESGSVPGSRFGSDREEF, from the exons ATGGTGAGGCCTATAACTACGGCGCTGCTGTATCATATGCTGCGCGTCGCTAATCTGTCCCAGATGGCTTTGACG CCGCAAGAAGAGAACCTAGTGGCTCAAGTATCCTACCTACGTCAGACGCCGCGCCCCCGAATAGTCCCGCGCAGTACCAGCTCACGCTTGTCGAATAACCTTCGGTCTTGGGACCGGCAGCGAGGCGACAATACGTTTG GCTTCAAACCGTTTGCAAGCaaacaaataaacataataGTCACGAAAGAAGGTCTAACTTGCCAACCCCCTCCAAGGCTAATACGTTACGAAGAATCCTACGCTTGCGCTAAAGCAATACTGGACAAAATCATTGACAATATGGATTTTGAGAAAGAAAAGTTCGAATTTATCGAGTTTAGCAGTTCGGAAATGGGCGATGTGAAGATGAGCTTGGATAAGATTGAAGAAGACTTCTTGGTTCACTCTGAGACTGATGATACTTCTGTGGCCACTGATATTTTGGAGAATGAGTCTGGTTCGGTTCCCGGTTCTAG ATTCGGAAGCGACCGTGAAGAGTTCTAG
- the LOC125238906 gene encoding metaxin-2 isoform X1, whose amino-acid sequence MPEFDLKDSILTSLNAQEPWPDNVKLFQPYEVEQILLPDNASCLAVQAFLKMCNLPFEVEMRWNAEFMSPSGRVPFIKCGAFVVSELEPVAQFAANKGVSLCSRLSSEEKAEMRAYMSLITNVLVNAELWISWIDDETYNAVTKVRNASVYPWPLGWIQTRTKRNMVAKRLKALHWHDKTLDQVLADVDQCCNSLSQRLGDKDYFFGTPTELDALVFGHVFTVLTTRLPRRRLAETIRKHAPLLALARRVDETYFKRP is encoded by the exons ATGCCAGAATTTGACCTTAAAGATTCCATCCTAACATCACTTAATG CGCAAGAGCCATGGCCGGACAACGTGAAGCTGTTCCAGCCATACGAAGTAGAGCAGATACTGCTCCCGGACAACGCTAGCTGCCTCGCCGTTCAGGCCTTTTTGAAG ATGTGCAACCTTCCCTTCGAAGTAGAAATGCGCTGGAACGCAGAGTTCATGTCTCCTTCTGGTCGCGTCCCTTTCATCAAATGCGGGGCTTTTGTGGTGTCCGAATTAGAGCCTGTCGCTCAGTTTGCTGCTAATAAAGGAGTTTCACTCTGCAGCCGACTCAGTTCAGAAGAGAAGGCTGAGATGCGAGCTTATATGAGTCTTATTACTAATGTACTGGTTAACGCTGAG CTCTGGATATCCTGGATTGACGACGAAACCTACAACGCGGTGACAAAAGTGCGCAACGCTTCTGTCTACCCATGGCCGTTGGGGTGGATCCAAACGAGAACCAAACGCAACATGGTGGCCAAGCGGCTCAAGGCACTGCATTGGCATGATAAGACTTTAGACCAGGTTTTGGCTGAT GTGGACCAATGTTGCAATTCGCTAAGTCAGCGTTTGGGAGACAAGGATTATTTCTTCGGAAC CCCCACAGAGCTAGACGCCCTCGTCTTCGGTCACGTGTTCACCGTGCTAACGACCCGCCTCCCGCGCCGCCGGCTCGCTGAGACCATTCGCAAGCACGCGCCTCTCCTAGCACTCGCGCGTCGGGTCGACGAGACTTACTTCAAGCGCCCATAG